Proteins encoded within one genomic window of Girardinichthys multiradiatus isolate DD_20200921_A chromosome 21, DD_fGirMul_XY1, whole genome shotgun sequence:
- the insig1 gene encoding insulin-induced gene 1 protein: MPRLEDHCWTCSCSPKTETKHSSGASWFASKAEEMMSIITAMLGSAYGSLHDVRTANLIRRGLVLFTVGVFLALVLNLLQIQRNVTLFPEEVMATLFSSAWWIPPCCGTGAAVIGLLYPCLDSHLGEPHKFKREWASVMRCIAVFVGINHASVKLDFANNVQLSLTLAALSLGLWWTFDRSRSGFGLGITTAFLATVITQLLVYNGVYQYTSPDFLYVRSWLPCIFFSGGVTVGNIGRQLAMGGVEKTHMD; the protein is encoded by the exons ATGCCCAGATTAGAAGATCACTGCTGGACCTGCTCTTGTTCACCGAAGACTGAAACCAAGCATTCGTCCGGAGCGAGCTGGTTCGCCTCCAAAGCCGAAGAGATGATGTCCATCATCACTGCGATGCTCGGTAGCGCCTACGGCTCCCTGCACGACGTCCGCACCGCCAACCTCATTAGAAGGGGTCTGGTCCTCTTCACTGTCGGGGTGTTTTTGGCGCTGGTGCTCAACTTGCTGCAGATACAGAGAAATGTCACGTTGTTTCCAGAAGAGGTGATGGCAACTCTGTTTTCATCTGCCTGGTGGATCCCACCATGCTGCGGGACAGGAGCTG cTGTTATTGGCCTGCTGTACCCCTGCCTCGACAGCCATTTGGGAGAGCCACACAAGTTCAAGAGGGAGTGGGCCAGTGTAATGAGATGCATTGCCGTGTTTGTCGGTATCAACCATGCAAGTGTT AAACTAGACTTTGCCAACAACGTGCAGCTCTCCCTGACCTTGGCTGCCTTGTCTTTGGGCCTGTGGTGGACATTCGACCGCTCCAGAAGTGGCTTCGGCCTGGGAATCACCACCGCCTTCCTGGCTACTGTCATCACGCAGCTGCTGGTCTACAATGGAGTTTATCA GTACACATCTCCAGACTTCTTGTATGTGCGCTCCTGGCTCCCGTGCATATTCTTCTCAGGCGGTGTTACCGTGGGTAACATCGGACGACAACTGGCCATG